The following proteins are encoded in a genomic region of Kiritimatiellia bacterium:
- a CDS encoding AraC family transcriptional regulator has protein sequence MKAKLKSIHRSTPAPAANLPFGVRSAGHYRLAPDFKSNVFITDFIQIFWCASGAGAIIFNGSERILRKNQAAIYFPRMEHRFFSTAPEWEFYWCTLDGKLAEVWVSAFGLNAGIYNTGPAPANLFRRLFKAVGNPAPEGGCHAITLTSQLLEKMWLGILRGGRGPVSEVQAAVENIHAGWNDPALSVKGLARALKIHRSILSRRFRESLGISPSEYITRLRIQHAMALLHGSQKTIAEIAEACGWIDQHYFARLFKKRFGISPSRVRCSPGRSF, from the coding sequence ATGAAGGCAAAATTGAAATCAATCCATCGTTCCACCCCCGCGCCCGCCGCCAATCTGCCTTTCGGCGTCCGGAGCGCCGGCCATTACCGCCTGGCGCCTGATTTCAAGAGCAATGTTTTTATCACGGATTTTATCCAAATCTTCTGGTGCGCGTCCGGAGCGGGGGCCATCATCTTCAACGGAAGCGAGCGCATCCTGCGCAAAAACCAGGCGGCGATTTATTTTCCGCGGATGGAACACCGCTTTTTTTCAACCGCTCCCGAATGGGAATTTTACTGGTGCACTCTTGACGGCAAGCTTGCGGAAGTCTGGGTGTCCGCATTCGGATTGAACGCCGGCATTTACAACACAGGGCCGGCGCCGGCGAATCTGTTCCGGCGTCTTTTCAAGGCGGTCGGCAATCCGGCGCCGGAAGGGGGATGCCATGCTATCACGTTAACATCCCAATTGCTGGAAAAAATGTGGCTGGGAATTTTACGAGGCGGCCGCGGACCGGTCAGCGAAGTCCAGGCGGCCGTGGAGAACATTCACGCCGGCTGGAACGATCCTGCATTGAGCGTGAAGGGCCTTGCCCGCGCCCTGAAAATACACCGTTCCATTCTGTCGCGTCGGTTTCGGGAATCCCTGGGCATCTCGCCGAGCGAATATATCACCCGTTTGCGCATCCAGCATGCCATGGCGTTGCTGCACGGATCGCAAAAAACAATCGCGGAAATAGCCGAAGCCTGCGGATGGATTGACCAGCATTATTTTGCCAGATTGTTTAAAAAAAGATTCGGCATCTCGCCTTCACGCGTTCGTTGCTCGCCCGGACGGAGTTTTTGA